From Pongo pygmaeus isolate AG05252 chromosome 1, NHGRI_mPonPyg2-v2.0_pri, whole genome shotgun sequence, one genomic window encodes:
- the LOC129045253 gene encoding keratin, type II cytoskeletal 8-like, which yields MLLCRSYMSGPSACISSSSFSLVGSSSFRAGLGRGYGGTSGMGGITAVTVNQSLLSPLRRWIPTSRPCSPKRRRRSRTPPTSLPPSSTRYGSWGSRIRCWETKWSLLQQQQTAGSNMDNMFQSYINNLRRQLETLGQEKLKLEAELGNTQGLVEDFKNEYEDEINTRTEMDNRFVLIKKDVDEAYMNKLELESGLEGLIDEINFLRWLYEEKIRELQSQISATSVVLSMDNSRSLDTDSIIAEVKAQYEFANRRRAEAESMYQIKYEKLQALAGKHWDDVQHTKTETSEINWNISGLQVETEGLKGQRASLEAAIADAEQPEELAVKGANAKLSELEAALQPAKQDMARQLRDYQELMNVKLALDIEIEIATYRKLLEGEESRLESGMQNMSIHTKTTSGYAGALRSAYGGLTSPGLSYGLGSSFGSGMGSSSFSRTSSTRAVVVKKIETCNGKPVSESFDVLPK from the coding sequence ATGCTGCTATGCCGCTCCTACATGAGTGGGCCCAGTGCCTGCATCAGCTCTTCGAGCTTCTCCCTAGTGGGCAGCAGCAGTTTCCGGGCTGGCCTGGGCAGAGGCTATGGTGGGACCAGTGGCATGGGAGGCATCACCGCTGTCACAGTCAACCAGAGTCTGCTGAGCCCCCTTAGGAGGTGGATCCCAACATCCAGGCCGTGCTCACCCAAGAGAAGGAGAAGATCGAGAACCCCACCAACAAGTTTGCCCCCTTCATCGACAAGGTACGGTTCCTGGGGCAGCAGAATAAGATGCTGGGAGACCAAGTGGAGcctcctgcagcagcagcagacGGCTGGGAGCAACATGGACAACATGTTCCAGAGCTACATCAACAACCTTAGGCGGCAGCTGGAGACTCTGGGCCAGGAGAAGCTGaagctggaggcagagcttggcaACACGCAGGGGCTGGTGGAGGACTTCAAGAACGAGTACGAGGATGAGATTAATACGCGTACAGAGATGGATAATCGATTTGTCCTCATCAAgaaggatgtggatgaagcttaCATGAACAAGTTAGAGCTGGAGTCTGGCCTGGAAGGGCTGATTGACGAGATCAACTTCCTCAGGTGGCTGTATGAAGAGAAGATCCGGGAGCTGCAGTCCCAGATCTCCGCCACGTCTGTGGTGCTGTCCATGGACAACAGCCGCTCCCTGGACACGGACAGCATCATCGCTGAGGTCAAGGCGCAGTACGAGTTTGCCAACCGCAGGCGGGCTGAGGCTGAGAGCATGTACCAGATCAAGTATGAGAAGCTGCAGGCACTGGCTGGGAAGCACTGGGATGACGTGCAGCATACAAAGACTGAGACCTCCGAGATAAACTGGAACATCAGTGGGCTCCAGGTTGAGACTGAGGGCCTCAAAGGCCAGAGGGCTTCCCTGGAGGCCGCCATCGCAGATGCCGAGCAGCCTGAGGAGCTGGCAGTTAAGGGTGCCAACGCCAAGCTGTCCGAGCTGGAGGCCGCCCTGCAGCCGGCCAAGCAGGACATGGCGCGGCAGCTGCGTGACTACCAGGAGCTGATGAACGTCAAGCTGGCCCTGGACATCGAGATCGAGATCGCCACCTACAGGAAGCTGCTGGAGGGCGAGGAGAGCCGGCTGGAGTCTGGGATGCAGAACATGAGTATCCATACGAAGACCACCAGCGGCTATGCAGGTGCGCTGAGATCGGCCTATGGGGGCCTCACCAGCCCCGGCCTCAGCTACGGCCTGGGCTCCAGCTTTGGCTCTGGCATGGGCTCCAGCTCCTTCAGCCGCACCAGCTCCACCAGGGCCGTGGTTGTGAAGAAGATCGAGACCTGCAACGGGAAGCCAGTGTCCGAGTCCTTTGACGTCCTGCCCAAGTGA